In Phycisphaerales bacterium, one DNA window encodes the following:
- a CDS encoding rhodanese-related sulfurtransferase → MQDIFIANFYLFTKLDDLAFIQNDVQACCEQNDVRGIVLLAPEGINATISGTHPGVMNVLELLKRDPRFSELTWKESTAQEQPFRKIRVRLKKEIITMGVPDIDPTRLAGTYVKPEDWNELISDPNVIVIDTRNDYEVEIGSFKNAINPDIQSFGEFPQWLNDHIDTSKQPRVAMFCTGGIRCEKSTALLKQAGVREVYHLEGGILKYLEQIPEDQGLWSGQCFVFDQRVSVGHGLEAGQYELCKACRRPISVSDKQSESYRKGISCPHCHDQTTEEQKDRFAERQKQIELAKARGEDHFSD, encoded by the coding sequence TTGCAAGATATTTTTATTGCAAATTTCTATCTGTTCACCAAACTCGATGATCTCGCTTTCATTCAGAATGATGTACAAGCGTGCTGTGAGCAAAACGATGTTCGTGGGATTGTTCTGTTAGCTCCAGAGGGCATTAACGCCACGATTTCGGGGACGCACCCAGGCGTGATGAATGTGCTCGAACTCTTGAAACGTGACCCGCGTTTTTCTGAATTGACCTGGAAGGAATCAACTGCGCAAGAGCAGCCATTTCGTAAGATTCGCGTCAGACTCAAGAAAGAAATTATAACCATGGGTGTTCCAGACATTGATCCCACCCGACTCGCAGGAACCTATGTCAAACCAGAAGACTGGAATGAACTGATTAGCGATCCGAATGTCATCGTCATTGATACGCGTAATGACTATGAAGTTGAAATTGGCTCATTCAAGAACGCGATCAACCCAGATATTCAATCCTTTGGGGAATTTCCTCAATGGCTAAATGATCATATTGACACATCCAAACAGCCACGGGTTGCAATGTTCTGCACTGGTGGCATTCGCTGTGAAAAGTCGACCGCCCTTCTCAAGCAAGCAGGCGTTCGTGAGGTCTACCATCTTGAGGGCGGCATACTTAAGTACCTTGAACAGATTCCAGAAGATCAAGGCCTCTGGTCAGGCCAATGCTTTGTCTTTGATCAGCGTGTGTCGGTGGGACATGGCCTTGAAGCCGGCCAATATGAACTCTGCAAAGCATGCCGTCGCCCCATTAGTGTTTCAGATAAGCAATCTGAGTCATATCGCAAAGGCATCAGCTGTCCACACTGTCATGATCAGACCACAGAAGAACAGAAAGATCGATTTGCAGAGCGGCAAAAACAGATTGAGCTCGCAAAGGCACGTGGCGAAGATCACTTCTCAGATTGA
- a CDS encoding alpha/beta fold hydrolase: protein MTLAGTLTTPAGDGLFPAVLLITGSGPQNRDEEVFGHKPFWVIADYLTRQGIAVLRVDDRGVGGSTRRGAPLTATSFDFAEDVEAGISFLRTQREIDPASIGLIGHSEGGMIAPIVAARDPRVAFIILLAGPGVPCEQLLLRQDELMLRASGASEEEIAQSRVGQKAIFEIVLNEELKPENANNQIREIIEAMPELNQDTDASFQRDNREKLIGKISSPWFKTFLRYDPQPTLSQVTCPVLAINGELDLQVSCEENLEGIATALNQGGNSDTTIQSFPQLNHPLQHCKTGQISEYAQIDETISEEVLVLVAAWITERFIEK from the coding sequence GTGACTCTTGCTGGAACGTTAACTACTCCAGCCGGTGATGGATTATTCCCAGCAGTTCTATTGATCACTGGATCCGGGCCACAGAATCGTGATGAAGAGGTCTTTGGGCATAAACCTTTTTGGGTGATTGCCGATTATCTGACGCGTCAAGGTATTGCCGTGCTGCGTGTGGATGATCGAGGTGTTGGTGGCTCAACCCGTCGAGGCGCCCCATTGACAGCTACTTCTTTTGACTTTGCAGAGGATGTTGAGGCGGGTATCTCATTTCTTAGGACACAGCGTGAAATTGACCCGGCAAGTATTGGGCTTATTGGTCATAGTGAAGGTGGAATGATTGCGCCGATAGTTGCGGCACGCGATCCTCGAGTTGCATTCATCATTCTATTAGCTGGTCCCGGTGTTCCATGTGAACAGTTGTTGTTAAGACAAGATGAGCTGATGTTGCGAGCGAGTGGTGCGTCAGAGGAGGAAATAGCTCAAAGTAGAGTAGGTCAGAAAGCAATCTTTGAAATCGTACTGAATGAAGAACTGAAGCCAGAGAATGCAAATAATCAAATTCGCGAAATTATTGAGGCGATGCCTGAATTGAATCAAGATACAGATGCTTCTTTTCAGCGTGACAATCGCGAAAAGTTAATTGGCAAAATAAGCTCGCCCTGGTTCAAAACATTTCTTAGATATGATCCTCAACCAACACTAAGTCAAGTAACTTGCCCGGTGCTTGCCATTAATGGTGAGCTTGATCTTCAGGTATCCTGTGAAGAGAATTTAGAGGGCATTGCGACAGCGCTGAACCAGGGAGGTAATAGTGATACAACGATTCAGTCATTCCCTCAATTGAATCACCCATTGCAGCACTGCAAAACTGGTCAAATATCAGAGTATGCACAAATTGATGAGACAATCTCTGAAGAAGTGTTAGTACTGGTCGCGGCTTGGATTACAGAGCGGTTCATTGAAAAGTAA
- a CDS encoding glycoside hydrolase family 18 protein, whose amino-acid sequence MSFKRWTHANGVAMYLKELILIMVVCLCVSCHSNRKAAVTPVSDSNAEEFKVIGFFGGGQWRYAHMTHFIPGFLGFDGDGNLAHWDLRDVVSQAHANQVKVIVSFDGEHWEENFLPMSDNADGSRDRFISNLTQFLVEQDIDGVDFDWEIGGGFSPEYQKQYSDLVIATKESLHPLNKTVSIDVYFRDELNTQGLAAVDWIQLMSYQDLDEMHAMIDYWRSKGVPPEKMVVGMAVGWGDANEGFDHDLVASKTEYAIKKDFAGVMLFRTDLDTTSRDSMLHVVSDVIKHTDAQEVANN is encoded by the coding sequence ATGTCATTTAAGCGGTGGACTCATGCAAATGGTGTTGCGATGTACTTAAAAGAGTTGATTTTGATAATGGTCGTTTGTCTGTGTGTGAGTTGTCACTCCAATAGAAAGGCCGCAGTGACACCTGTATCAGACTCAAATGCCGAAGAATTCAAAGTGATAGGTTTTTTTGGAGGAGGTCAGTGGCGTTACGCACACATGACCCACTTTATTCCTGGTTTTCTTGGGTTTGATGGTGACGGCAACCTTGCCCATTGGGACCTACGTGACGTCGTATCTCAGGCACATGCCAATCAAGTCAAGGTGATTGTGAGCTTTGATGGCGAGCATTGGGAAGAAAACTTCTTGCCGATGAGTGACAACGCGGACGGATCTAGAGATCGCTTTATCTCCAATCTCACCCAATTTTTAGTCGAGCAAGATATCGATGGTGTTGATTTTGATTGGGAGATTGGTGGGGGATTCTCGCCTGAGTACCAGAAGCAATACAGTGATCTTGTTATTGCGACCAAAGAATCATTGCATCCCTTGAATAAAACGGTCAGCATTGATGTGTATTTTCGCGATGAGCTCAATACACAAGGTCTTGCAGCAGTCGATTGGATTCAATTGATGTCGTATCAAGATCTTGATGAGATGCACGCCATGATTGACTACTGGCGATCGAAAGGTGTTCCGCCAGAAAAAATGGTTGTTGGTATGGCGGTGGGTTGGGGTGATGCCAATGAGGGGTTCGATCATGATTTAGTGGCAAGCAAAACTGAGTATGCAATCAAAAAAGATTTTGCTGGCGTGATGCTTTTTCGAACAGATTTAGATACAACTTCGCGCGATTCAATGCTTCACGTTGTATCTGATGTCATCAAGCATACGGATGCTCAAGAAGTTGCCAATAACTGA